A stretch of Haloprofundus halophilus DNA encodes these proteins:
- a CDS encoding metal-dependent hydrolase, with protein sequence MNKKGHVLNAALLSIGLGYVLEPSGDVPTFVAIAELSVPLVLGALFPDVDTAFGKHRKTLHNLPVLGIFVAFPILFDNLHFVWVGILTHYVLDLFGSRRGLAFFYPYEKEYSLPFGVTTSSKWADLATVLITIGEVALFAAAHYFVVPLDGGLDAVTMLFGF encoded by the coding sequence ATGAACAAGAAAGGTCACGTGTTGAACGCCGCCCTCCTCAGTATCGGTCTCGGCTACGTGCTCGAACCGTCGGGCGACGTGCCCACGTTCGTCGCCATCGCCGAACTGTCGGTGCCGCTCGTCCTCGGCGCGCTGTTTCCGGACGTGGACACCGCGTTCGGGAAACACCGAAAGACGCTGCACAACCTCCCGGTCCTCGGCATCTTCGTCGCCTTCCCGATTCTCTTCGACAACCTCCACTTCGTCTGGGTCGGCATCCTCACGCACTACGTGCTCGACCTGTTCGGCAGCAGGCGGGGGTTGGCGTTCTTCTACCCCTACGAGAAGGAGTACAGCCTCCCGTTCGGCGTCACCACGTCGAGCAAGTGGGCCGACCTCGCGACGGTTCTCATCACGATCGGAGAAGTGGCGCTGTTCGCGGCGGCTCACTACTTCGTCGTGCCGCTCGACGGCGGTCTCGATGCGGTCACGATGCTGTTCGGCTTCTGA
- a CDS encoding CinA family protein, producing MREHDDEPPVEERLGDALRERGDTVAVAESCTGGLVGSLLTDVPGSSDYFDRSVVTYSYDAKRDLLAVSRESLDEHGAVSAAVAREMAQGVRDTADTTWGLATTGIAGPGGGDDDKPVGTVYVGLAYAAEWGTGESYVESTRHEFDGTRLEVKQQFARAAMETLEDALVD from the coding sequence ATGCGAGAACACGACGACGAGCCGCCGGTCGAAGAACGCCTCGGCGACGCGCTCCGAGAACGCGGCGACACCGTCGCCGTCGCCGAGTCCTGCACGGGCGGCCTCGTCGGGTCGCTCCTCACCGACGTTCCCGGGTCGAGCGACTACTTCGACCGCTCGGTCGTCACCTACTCCTACGACGCGAAGCGCGACCTGCTGGCCGTCTCCCGGGAGTCGCTGGACGAACACGGTGCGGTGAGCGCCGCCGTCGCCCGCGAGATGGCCCAGGGCGTCCGAGACACCGCCGACACGACGTGGGGCCTGGCGACGACGGGTATCGCCGGACCCGGCGGCGGCGACGACGACAAACCCGTCGGAACGGTGTACGTCGGCCTCGCGTACGCCGCCGAGTGGGGAACCGGCGAGTCGTACGTCGAATCGACGCGCCACGAGTTCGACGGGACGCGTCTCGAAGTGAAACAGCAGTTCGCGCGGGCGGCGATGGAGACGCTCGAAGACGCGCTGGTCGACTGA
- a CDS encoding pyridoxal phosphate-dependent aminotransferase yields MDYEEPLFFRVMRYAAAADRDVIDMVSGNPDWDAPEALRDGLREFADADVDAFQYGPSAGLDELREEIAERRNVDPSQVVVTNGAGEANYLAMARALERDAGDGVLLTDPVYPYYPGKAQMLGGDVTLVPVVEGGDPDVAAMREAATEETALIVANTPNNPTGVVYDRETMEELVALAEEVDALLVADEVYDHFDYTGEFESALTIDSEHRVVTSAFSKSMSITGFRVGYAIFPAALVDAAKTRHMLVNVAGSNPAQYAVLRALREADPSYYEETRAMLRERIAAFTDALDEAGAEYTRPEGAFYVLARFDGFPGTMTNVERLIDEAGVAGMPGEAFGPARDEWIRFALVTPRAQEAAKRLADYF; encoded by the coding sequence ATGGACTACGAGGAACCGCTGTTCTTCCGGGTGATGCGCTACGCGGCGGCCGCCGACCGCGACGTGATAGACATGGTGAGCGGCAACCCCGACTGGGACGCCCCCGAAGCGCTGCGAGACGGCCTTCGGGAGTTCGCCGACGCCGACGTCGACGCGTTCCAGTACGGTCCGAGCGCCGGTCTCGACGAACTGCGCGAAGAGATAGCCGAGCGCCGAAACGTCGACCCCTCGCAGGTCGTCGTCACGAACGGCGCGGGCGAAGCGAACTACCTGGCGATGGCGCGGGCGCTGGAGCGCGACGCGGGCGACGGCGTGTTGCTCACCGACCCAGTGTACCCGTACTACCCCGGGAAGGCGCAGATGCTCGGCGGCGACGTGACGCTCGTCCCCGTCGTCGAGGGCGGCGACCCCGACGTGGCGGCGATGCGCGAGGCGGCCACGGAGGAGACGGCGCTCATCGTCGCCAACACGCCGAACAACCCGACCGGCGTCGTCTACGACCGCGAGACGATGGAAGAGCTCGTCGCGCTCGCAGAGGAGGTCGACGCGCTGCTCGTCGCCGACGAGGTGTACGACCACTTCGACTACACCGGCGAGTTCGAGAGCGCGCTCACCATCGACTCCGAGCACCGCGTCGTCACCAGCGCGTTCTCGAAGTCGATGTCGATTACCGGCTTCCGGGTCGGCTACGCCATCTTCCCGGCGGCGCTCGTCGACGCGGCGAAGACCCGACACATGCTCGTCAACGTCGCCGGGAGCAACCCCGCGCAGTACGCCGTGTTGCGGGCGCTTCGGGAGGCCGACCCCTCGTACTACGAGGAGACGCGCGCGATGCTCCGCGAGCGTATCGCCGCCTTCACCGATGCACTCGACGAAGCGGGTGCGGAGTACACCCGGCCGGAGGGCGCGTTCTACGTGCTCGCGCGCTTCGACGGCTTCCCGGGGACGATGACGAACGTCGAGCGACTCATCGACGAGGCGGGCGTCGCCGGGATGCCCGGCGAGGCGTTCGGCCCCGCCCGCGACGAGTGGATTCGGTTCGCGCTCGTCACGCCGCGGGCGCAAGAGGCGGCGAAGCGACTCGCCGACTACTTCTGA
- a CDS encoding ArsA family ATPase translates to MANLDVEPVDAVDDSEEAGGDDAASTDVEVEATDDLSELPGEVDAAEFVLYGGKGGVGKTTMAAATALRSAADGAATLVVSTDPAHSLSDTLGGEIPAEPTRIREDIPLFAAEIDPDAAMDEGLFGEGGDAFGGMGGMGDMFGGMGGMGGMGGAGGSENPFGGDENPFADDGDESGHPLLDGTMPGADEMAAMRQLLEHMDDPRFDRVVVDTAPTGHTLRLLQLPEMLDSMVGRLVSFRERMRGMMENLKGMFGGADPGPSGMEQLEEAKERIKRLRAVLRDPERTDFRVVMIPEEMSVVESERLVARLDEFGIPVRTLVVNRVMEDPSDVAGIDPEWTVAPDPEHCEFCQRRWQVQQRSLRRATELFRGRDVKRVPLLADEVRGEDALRVVAACLA, encoded by the coding sequence ATGGCAAATCTCGACGTGGAACCCGTCGACGCCGTCGACGACTCCGAGGAAGCAGGCGGAGACGACGCGGCGTCGACAGACGTGGAAGTCGAGGCGACCGACGACCTCTCGGAGCTTCCCGGCGAGGTCGACGCCGCGGAGTTCGTCCTCTACGGCGGGAAAGGCGGCGTCGGCAAGACGACGATGGCGGCGGCGACGGCGCTGCGCAGCGCCGCAGACGGCGCGGCGACGCTCGTCGTCTCGACGGACCCCGCGCACTCGCTGTCGGACACGCTCGGCGGCGAGATTCCGGCGGAACCGACGCGCATCCGCGAGGACATCCCGCTGTTCGCCGCCGAGATCGACCCCGACGCCGCGATGGACGAGGGGCTGTTCGGCGAGGGCGGCGACGCGTTCGGCGGAATGGGCGGGATGGGCGACATGTTCGGCGGGATGGGCGGGATGGGCGGGATGGGCGGCGCTGGAGGGAGTGAGAACCCCTTCGGCGGCGACGAAAATCCGTTCGCCGACGACGGGGACGAGAGCGGCCACCCGCTCCTCGACGGAACGATGCCCGGCGCGGACGAAATGGCGGCGATGCGGCAACTGCTCGAACACATGGACGACCCCCGCTTCGACCGAGTGGTCGTCGACACCGCGCCGACGGGGCACACGCTGCGCCTGCTGCAGCTGCCGGAGATGCTCGACTCGATGGTCGGCCGCCTCGTCAGTTTCCGCGAGCGGATGCGGGGGATGATGGAGAACCTGAAGGGGATGTTCGGCGGCGCGGACCCCGGGCCGTCGGGGATGGAGCAACTTGAAGAAGCCAAAGAGCGGATAAAGCGGCTCCGGGCCGTGCTCAGAGACCCCGAGCGGACGGATTTCCGGGTCGTGATGATTCCCGAGGAGATGAGCGTCGTCGAGTCCGAGCGGCTCGTCGCCCGCCTCGACGAGTTCGGCATTCCGGTGCGGACGCTCGTCGTCAACCGCGTGATGGAGGACCCGAGCGACGTGGCGGGCATCGACCCCGAGTGGACGGTCGCGCCCGACCCCGAACACTGCGAGTTCTGCCAGCGCCGCTGGCAGGTCCAGCAGCGCTCGTTGCGGCGGGCGACGGAGCTGTTCCGCGGCCGCGACGTGAAGCGCGTGCCGCTGCTCGCAGACGAGGTTCGAGGCGAGGACGCGCTGCGGGTCGTCGCGGCGTGTCTGGCCTGA
- a CDS encoding SDR family oxidoreductase, which translates to MKPETVLITGCSSGIGRATARAFLAEDWVVYATARNPADIQQLGEEGCELATLDVTDQGDVDRVVDRIVDEQGAIHCLVNNAGYGQFGPIEDVPTETVEKQFAVNVFGPHRLVRAVLPHMREAGDGTIVNVSSVVGRVSFPGSGVYAGSKFALEAMTDALRAEVAEYGIDAVLVEPGPVQTQFSERADEEVDDGTERSGAYESFYKLFEDTRALSGDGPGAVPPRRVADDIVNAASATKPAARYPVGIVADVGSFARFLPDGVRDSLFGLARKLG; encoded by the coding sequence GTGAAACCAGAGACTGTCCTCATCACTGGCTGTTCGTCCGGTATCGGTCGCGCCACCGCCCGGGCCTTCCTCGCGGAGGACTGGGTGGTGTACGCGACGGCGCGCAACCCCGCCGACATCCAGCAGCTCGGCGAAGAGGGATGCGAACTCGCAACGCTCGACGTCACCGACCAGGGCGACGTCGACAGGGTCGTCGACCGCATCGTCGACGAGCAGGGAGCGATTCACTGCCTCGTCAACAACGCGGGCTACGGGCAGTTCGGCCCCATCGAAGACGTCCCCACCGAGACGGTCGAAAAGCAGTTCGCCGTCAACGTGTTCGGCCCGCACCGCCTCGTCCGCGCCGTCCTCCCCCACATGCGCGAGGCGGGCGACGGCACCATCGTCAACGTCTCCAGCGTCGTCGGCCGCGTCTCGTTCCCCGGCAGCGGCGTCTACGCCGGGTCGAAGTTCGCGCTCGAAGCGATGACCGACGCGCTCCGCGCGGAGGTCGCCGAGTACGGTATCGACGCCGTCCTCGTCGAACCCGGACCGGTCCAGACGCAGTTCTCCGAGCGCGCCGACGAGGAGGTCGACGACGGGACGGAGCGCTCGGGTGCGTACGAGTCGTTCTACAAACTGTTCGAGGACACCCGGGCGCTCAGCGGCGACGGACCCGGCGCGGTGCCGCCGCGGCGAGTCGCCGACGACATCGTCAACGCCGCCAGCGCGACGAAGCCGGCGGCGCGCTACCCGGTCGGTATCGTCGCCGACGTCGGCTCGTTCGCCCGCTTCCTCCCCGACGGCGTCCGGGACAGTCTCTTCGGGCTCGCGCGGAAACTCGGCTAA
- a CDS encoding endonuclease V, translated as MVPAHPEFVPDPALSREEMEQLQRDIADVARFEDEFDFDPAAVSTAESTLVPREERPLVAGVDQAFLDEEAVSAVVVARGTEIVERAYAVTDLSIPYVPGLLSFREGGPILDAFEKLETEPDFVVFDGSGRIHFRQAGLATHMGVVLDVPSVGVAKGLLCGTPREPVEERPEGWRTPIEADGRVDAPDGTVVGYAFQSRQYASSRKINPLYVSPGHRVSAETTVDLVERLCDGYKLPEPTRLADAYADEVKREYRD; from the coding sequence ATGGTTCCCGCCCACCCCGAGTTCGTCCCCGACCCGGCGCTCTCCCGTGAGGAGATGGAACAGCTCCAGCGCGACATCGCTGACGTCGCCCGGTTCGAGGACGAGTTCGACTTCGACCCGGCGGCCGTTTCCACCGCCGAATCGACGCTCGTCCCGCGGGAAGAGCGGCCGCTCGTCGCCGGCGTCGACCAGGCGTTTCTCGACGAGGAGGCCGTCAGCGCCGTCGTCGTCGCCCGCGGCACCGAGATAGTCGAGCGCGCGTACGCCGTCACCGACCTCTCGATTCCCTACGTTCCGGGCCTGCTGTCGTTCCGCGAGGGCGGGCCGATTCTCGACGCGTTCGAGAAGCTGGAGACGGAGCCCGATTTCGTCGTCTTCGACGGCAGCGGCCGCATCCACTTCCGGCAGGCCGGGTTGGCGACGCACATGGGCGTCGTCCTCGACGTGCCGAGCGTCGGCGTCGCCAAGGGACTGCTCTGCGGGACACCAAGAGAGCCGGTCGAGGAGCGGCCCGAAGGCTGGCGGACGCCCATCGAAGCCGACGGTCGCGTCGACGCCCCCGACGGGACGGTCGTCGGCTACGCGTTCCAGTCGCGGCAGTACGCGTCGAGCCGCAAGATAAACCCGCTGTACGTCAGCCCCGGCCACCGCGTCTCCGCGGAGACGACCGTCGACCTCGTCGAGCGGCTCTGCGACGGCTACAAACTCCCGGAGCCGACGCGGCTGGCCGACGCCTACGCCGACGAGGTCAAGCGCGAGTACCGCGACTGA
- a CDS encoding rhomboid family intramembrane serine protease: MAECHECGEYENLPYQCRRCGNTFCAEHRLPENHNCPGMGEWDDPSGVFESSFDDSVGTGGSSDGVLDRLTGTGGPLGYFRGNMTYVFLGLMWITFISEYIVGYLLTGGLPPNGAGVTYYGTVSETWRSIFLLTSENPEYVWTWFTSILAHGGFFHIAANSIVLYFFGPLVERYLGAKRFTALFLASGAIAGLAQIGTALATGEASAVLGASGAAMAVLGLLTVVNPDLRVMLLIPPIPLPIWALTGFYVLFDLTGAITPIFGGGIAHYAHLAGLLVGLLVGQYVKGQQQIPNRLNFGGGNGGMGGGRRRY, from the coding sequence ATGGCAGAATGTCACGAGTGCGGCGAGTACGAGAACTTGCCGTACCAGTGTCGGCGCTGCGGCAACACCTTCTGCGCCGAACATCGCCTCCCCGAGAACCACAACTGTCCCGGGATGGGCGAGTGGGACGACCCGAGCGGAGTTTTCGAGAGCAGCTTCGACGACAGCGTCGGGACGGGCGGGAGCTCCGACGGCGTTCTCGACCGCCTGACCGGGACGGGCGGTCCGCTGGGCTACTTCCGCGGGAACATGACCTACGTGTTCCTCGGGCTGATGTGGATAACGTTCATCTCCGAGTACATCGTCGGCTACCTCCTCACCGGCGGTCTCCCGCCGAACGGGGCCGGCGTCACCTACTACGGAACCGTCAGCGAGACGTGGCGGAGCATCTTCCTTCTGACCTCCGAGAACCCCGAGTACGTCTGGACGTGGTTCACCTCGATTCTCGCGCACGGCGGGTTCTTCCACATCGCGGCCAACAGCATCGTGCTGTACTTCTTCGGCCCGCTGGTCGAGCGCTACCTCGGCGCGAAACGCTTCACCGCGCTGTTTCTCGCCAGCGGCGCAATCGCCGGGTTGGCGCAGATAGGAACCGCCCTCGCAACGGGCGAGGCGTCGGCCGTGCTCGGCGCGAGCGGCGCGGCGATGGCGGTGCTCGGACTGCTCACCGTCGTCAACCCCGACCTCCGCGTGATGCTGTTGATTCCGCCGATTCCGCTACCCATCTGGGCGCTGACCGGCTTCTACGTCCTCTTCGACCTCACGGGCGCTATCACCCCGATTTTCGGCGGCGGCATCGCCCACTACGCCCACCTGGCCGGTCTCCTCGTCGGCCTCCTCGTCGGCCAGTACGTCAAGGGCCAACAGCAGATACCGAACCGCCTCAACTTCGGCGGCGGCAACGGCGGGATGGGCGGAGGTCGTCGCCGCTACTGA
- a CDS encoding inorganic diphosphatase, which translates to MTNLWEDLETGPDAPEVIYAVVECLKGERNKYEYDKDIPGVVLDRVLHSNVHYPSDYGFIPQSYYDDEDPFDVLVLVEDATFPGCIIEARPVALMKMDDDGEQDDKVIAVPTEDPRFQHIEDLEDIPQQKLDEIDEFFKTYKNLEKGKEVETQGWEDKQAAMDAIEHAQELYDEHFG; encoded by the coding sequence ATGACGAATCTCTGGGAAGACCTCGAAACGGGACCCGACGCACCGGAAGTCATCTACGCCGTCGTCGAGTGTCTGAAAGGCGAACGCAACAAGTACGAGTACGACAAGGACATCCCCGGCGTCGTTCTCGACCGGGTGCTGCACTCGAACGTTCACTACCCGAGCGACTACGGTTTCATCCCGCAGTCGTACTACGACGACGAGGACCCCTTCGACGTGCTGGTGCTCGTCGAGGACGCGACGTTCCCCGGCTGCATCATCGAGGCGCGCCCCGTCGCCCTGATGAAGATGGACGACGACGGCGAGCAGGACGACAAGGTCATCGCCGTCCCCACCGAGGACCCGCGCTTCCAGCACATCGAGGACCTCGAGGACATCCCGCAGCAGAAACTCGACGAGATAGACGAGTTCTTCAAGACGTACAAGAACCTCGAGAAGGGCAAGGAAGTCGAGACGCAGGGCTGGGAGGACAAGCAGGCCGCGATGGACGCCATCGAGCACGCACAGGAGCTCTACGACGAACACTTCGGCTGA
- a CDS encoding PadR family transcriptional regulator, with protein MSEAQTINDSGSARDLTAFQQNILVILAEEPMYGLAIKRELESYYGTEVNHGRLYPNLDDLVEMDLVEKSELDKRTNQYELTETGHSAVLDRLDWMLSKFVTDEDRADEVRSVIETYE; from the coding sequence ATGTCAGAGGCACAAACAATCAACGACTCCGGCAGCGCACGGGACCTAACCGCGTTCCAACAGAACATCCTCGTCATCCTCGCCGAGGAACCCATGTACGGCCTCGCCATCAAGCGCGAGCTCGAGTCGTACTACGGCACCGAAGTCAACCACGGGCGTCTCTACCCCAACCTCGACGACCTCGTCGAGATGGACCTGGTGGAGAAGAGCGAACTCGACAAGCGGACGAACCAGTACGAACTGACCGAGACCGGGCACTCGGCAGTGCTGGACCGCCTCGACTGGATGCTCTCGAAGTTCGTCACCGACGAAGACCGGGCAGACGAAGTTCGCAGCGTCATCGAGACGTACGAGTAA
- a CDS encoding DUF7108 family protein, whose amino-acid sequence MAELPEDVRTTAERLTRLARDAVDSNEAEAYRERRDASLADHGYTARYREADDTLVLYPVEWIDDDGTVVLDRIDDTDRAIERSLSGTGEEDEWEAVERHNSQLVAAVEEASGADHAANARAFADFMGNHYVRRVETAGTPELREFVTEYYPRNSWPTEAQKTMVRESLELLFERAGEPFPGVTRTSR is encoded by the coding sequence ATGGCTGAACTCCCCGAGGACGTACGGACGACGGCGGAGCGGCTCACCCGACTCGCACGCGACGCGGTGGACTCGAACGAGGCGGAGGCGTATCGGGAGCGGCGCGACGCGTCGCTCGCCGACCACGGGTACACGGCCCGCTACAGGGAGGCCGACGACACGCTGGTACTGTACCCCGTAGAGTGGATCGACGACGACGGTACCGTCGTACTCGACCGAATCGACGACACCGACCGAGCGATAGAGCGGTCGCTCTCGGGAACCGGCGAGGAAGACGAGTGGGAGGCCGTCGAGAGACACAACTCGCAGTTGGTCGCCGCCGTCGAGGAGGCGTCGGGGGCCGACCACGCGGCCAACGCCAGAGCGTTCGCGGACTTCATGGGCAACCACTACGTGCGACGCGTCGAGACGGCCGGAACGCCGGAACTTCGGGAGTTCGTCACGGAGTACTATCCGCGCAACTCCTGGCCGACTGAGGCGCAAAAAACGATGGTTCGTGAGTCGCTCGAACTGCTGTTCGAGCGGGCCGGAGAGCCGTTCCCCGGCGTTACTCGTACGTCTCGATGA
- the rnhA gene encoding ribonuclease HI, producing MPTIECDAEAARERLEAADVDVSPGNTDHERWRAARGDAVAVAYDSKIVVQGANPSDLTLLLREGGGRGHVYFDGASRGNPGPAAIGWAIVTSDGIVAEGSERIGETTNNRAEYEALVAALEAARDYGLAEVDVRGDSQLIVKQVRGEWKTNDPGLRERRVKANELLMGFDRWTLEHVPREINERADNLANEALDDG from the coding sequence ATGCCGACTATCGAGTGCGACGCCGAGGCGGCCCGAGAACGGCTGGAGGCCGCCGACGTCGACGTTTCTCCGGGGAACACCGACCACGAACGGTGGCGCGCGGCCCGCGGAGACGCCGTCGCCGTCGCCTACGACAGCAAAATCGTCGTCCAGGGAGCGAACCCGTCCGACCTCACGCTACTGCTGCGGGAGGGTGGCGGGCGCGGCCACGTCTACTTCGACGGCGCGAGTCGCGGCAACCCCGGGCCGGCGGCTATCGGATGGGCTATCGTCACGAGCGACGGAATCGTCGCCGAAGGCTCCGAGCGAATCGGCGAGACGACGAACAACCGCGCGGAGTACGAGGCGCTCGTCGCGGCGCTGGAGGCGGCCCGCGACTACGGACTCGCCGAGGTCGACGTGCGCGGCGACTCGCAGCTCATCGTCAAGCAGGTCCGCGGCGAGTGGAAGACGAACGACCCCGGACTGCGCGAACGACGCGTGAAGGCGAACGAACTGCTGATGGGGTTCGACCGGTGGACGCTCGAACACGTGCCGCGAGAGATAAACGAACGCGCCGACAACCTCGCGAACGAGGCACTCGACGATGGCTGA
- a CDS encoding transcription initiation factor IIB: MAGPTRERRRERRRARGDRSAETEADADELDDIDPDDLVRTADGDLIHEETGLVVEEQNIDRGPEWRAFNHSERQSKSRVGAPITETMHDKGLTTTIDWKDKDAYGRSLSSEKRSQMHRLRKWQERIRTKDAGERNLQFALSEIDRMSSALGVPRSVREVASVIYRRALKEDLIRGRSIEGVSTSALYAACRQEGIPRSLEEVSEVSRVERKEIGRTYRYVSQELGLELKPVDPKQYVPRFASALDLSEEVQGKANEIIDETAEQGLLSGKSPTGYAAAAIYAASLLCNEKKTQREVADVAQVTEVTIRNRYQEQIEAMGIPS, translated from the coding sequence ATGGCAGGACCCACTCGTGAGCGGCGGCGCGAGCGGCGACGGGCGCGAGGCGACCGGTCGGCCGAAACGGAGGCCGACGCGGACGAACTCGACGACATCGACCCCGACGACCTCGTCCGGACGGCGGACGGGGACCTCATCCACGAGGAGACGGGACTGGTCGTCGAAGAACAGAACATCGACCGCGGGCCGGAGTGGCGGGCGTTCAACCACTCCGAGCGCCAGTCGAAGTCCCGGGTCGGCGCGCCGATCACCGAGACGATGCACGACAAGGGGTTGACGACGACCATCGACTGGAAGGACAAGGACGCCTACGGGCGCTCGCTCTCCTCGGAGAAGCGCAGTCAGATGCACCGACTGCGCAAGTGGCAGGAGCGCATCCGGACCAAAGACGCCGGCGAACGAAACCTGCAGTTCGCGCTCAGTGAAATCGACCGCATGTCGTCGGCGCTCGGCGTCCCTCGCTCCGTTCGGGAGGTGGCGTCGGTCATCTACCGCCGCGCGCTGAAAGAGGACCTCATCCGCGGGCGCTCCATCGAGGGCGTCTCGACGAGCGCGCTCTACGCGGCCTGCCGTCAGGAGGGAATCCCGCGGAGCCTCGAAGAGGTCTCGGAGGTCTCGCGCGTCGAGCGGAAGGAGATCGGCCGAACCTACCGCTACGTCTCTCAAGAACTCGGTCTGGAGCTGAAACCCGTCGACCCGAAACAGTACGTCCCGCGCTTCGCCTCCGCGCTCGACCTCTCCGAGGAAGTCCAGGGGAAGGCCAACGAGATAATCGACGAGACGGCGGAACAGGGCCTGCTCTCGGGGAAATCGCCGACTGGTTACGCGGCGGCAGCTATCTACGCGGCGTCGCTTCTCTGTAACGAGAAGAAGACCCAGCGCGAAGTCGCCGACGTCGCGCAGGTGACCGAGGTCACCATCCGCAACCGATACCAGGAACAGATCGAAGCGATGGGCATTCCGAGTTAA
- the nreA gene encoding DNA repair protein NreA, with amino-acid sequence MRLDDYIEFEENERAERRRLAMEKSYAIVDHLESFQHRFDERLQGDSLFGSVSPSIFVGRANYPNVSTGILSPVGFEDDAATFETSGAWYDEGVGIEDVFQRRTSLLNSNQPAGVKVGADANVHDAWDGFLGVQREVAIADRPVSVEIGLDGAPDIDFDVGRDDVATPTGPRARAQSADLAENPHVPRPVKKTLEDDDWQAQGAMTYLYRRGLDVYDINTVLSAGALGESASRRLVPTRWSITAVDDTVGQYLRGTIRDAPSVDTVQVWRNEYLGNAFWVILAPGQWEYELVEMKAPGSIWNPDPESGMWVASDREGFEGRTGYVDETAGAYYAARLGVLEHLSNVGRQAKVLVLRHVSDDYWGPVGVWQVRESVRHAFEGEHGESETFADAVREVANVLPVSMANLRRKSAMVAGLQTNLADFGVGSSGDD; translated from the coding sequence ATGCGGCTCGACGACTACATCGAGTTCGAGGAGAACGAACGCGCCGAGCGACGGCGTCTGGCGATGGAGAAGTCCTACGCCATCGTCGACCACCTCGAATCCTTCCAACACCGGTTCGACGAGCGACTGCAGGGCGACTCGCTGTTCGGGAGCGTCTCGCCCTCCATCTTCGTCGGCCGCGCGAACTACCCGAACGTCTCGACCGGCATCCTCTCTCCCGTCGGCTTCGAAGACGACGCCGCTACCTTCGAGACGAGCGGCGCGTGGTACGACGAGGGCGTCGGCATCGAGGACGTGTTCCAGCGCCGGACGAGTTTGCTCAACTCGAACCAACCGGCGGGGGTGAAGGTGGGCGCAGACGCCAACGTCCACGACGCGTGGGACGGGTTCCTCGGCGTCCAGCGAGAGGTCGCCATCGCCGACCGACCGGTGTCGGTCGAGATCGGCCTCGACGGCGCACCCGACATCGACTTCGACGTCGGCCGCGACGACGTGGCGACGCCGACGGGGCCGCGCGCTCGGGCGCAGTCAGCCGATTTGGCCGAGAACCCGCACGTTCCTCGCCCGGTGAAGAAGACGCTCGAAGACGACGACTGGCAGGCGCAGGGGGCGATGACCTACCTCTACCGCCGCGGCCTCGACGTCTACGACATCAACACGGTGCTCTCGGCGGGCGCGCTCGGCGAGTCCGCGAGTCGTAGACTCGTCCCGACGCGGTGGTCCATCACCGCCGTCGACGACACCGTCGGCCAGTACCTCCGCGGGACTATCCGCGACGCCCCGAGCGTCGACACCGTACAGGTGTGGCGCAACGAGTATCTCGGCAACGCGTTCTGGGTGATTCTCGCGCCCGGTCAGTGGGAGTACGAACTCGTCGAGATGAAGGCACCGGGGAGCATCTGGAACCCCGACCCCGAGTCGGGGATGTGGGTCGCCAGCGACCGCGAGGGGTTCGAGGGCCGAACGGGGTACGTCGACGAGACGGCGGGCGCGTACTACGCCGCCCGACTCGGCGTGCTCGAACACCTCTCGAACGTCGGTCGTCAGGCGAAGGTGCTCGTCCTCCGGCACGTCTCCGACGACTACTGGGGGCCGGTCGGCGTCTGGCAGGTCCGCGAGTCGGTCCGCCACGCCTTCGAGGGCGAACACGGCGAGAGCGAGACGTTCGCCGACGCCGTTCGAGAGGTGGCGAACGTCCTCCCGGTGTCGATGGCGAACCTCCGGCGCAAATCCGCGATGGTCGCCGGCTTACAGACGAACCTCGCCGACTTCGGCGTCGGGAGTTCGGGTGACGACTGA